TCTGCTGTATGCTTATTCTTTCAATTGGATATACCGGAATTGGTGGTTTGTTGGTTCACGTATGTCAGCGATGTACATTGGCAAATACCCACCGTCACCACAACGCCAATTGGGTTTCTGCCAACACAAATAAACGATTAAATTGAATTCACTTCATACAGTACTAATAAACCACCAAATACTGAGAAGCAGGTAGCTTATTTGGACTTGTTTGCCGCGCCCCGTGAAACATGCCAGCTTTACAGGGTAGGCCGTCCGACATGTTAGCGTCGCTGACACCGCGGCCAACAAACAGAAAATCCtctcctttgtctctcttgaATACGATGGTAGCACAACAAACCTTCATACCGATATCAAATTGAATCACCAAGAAGCCCACGCCTTAGTAACTCGACCATGGAAGAAGATCACCAGCTCCAGAAGGTTCCCAATTTCAGAGACGTTGGCAAAACCGTCAACCAGTTTCTCGGAGAGAGGTCAGTCAAACCTTTCGTCTCACCTATGGAGCCTCTCTTATCAATTGACTGACAGTATGGCAGACGCGTCCGAGAGAATCTTTTCTACCGATCTGGAAGACTAGGTACGAGTCAGACAAACAAGACAACGTCCCCTATCCCATGAAAAAACAAATATCCTCCAGCCACTTACTCGCCCCTCCATCTTTCATCAGACGACGCCACGGCTGCAGACAAGGACCTAATCAGGAATGAACTTGAGATAAAAACTATTGTTGATTTACGCACAAAGTGGGTTTCTCTAATGCCAAGAATTCAAAATATGCTCCCTCATTATGCTTAGTTGCTAATACTCCAAATAGAACCGAAATCCTCAAACAAATCAGAAAACACCGGCGCTCTGGCGAAGCCAGCGAGATCCCAGGCGTGCAATACCACGGCATCAAGATCAATGGCAGATCCTTCGAGAGACATTTATTAAGCCTTCTATCATGGTGGGACTTTTTGTAAGTCCGATGGGCCCTGCTGGGATCTTAAAATAGTATTCTTAAACGCAGACTTGTACCTAATCCACTGCTGAAGCAAGgtcattttcttcttcatcgcgGGATACCGCATAGACGCAGTCAGGGTTCTCAGCACTCAAGTCATGTTACCCCGTGGCCTCGTCCGTCTCGGCCTAGACACGCTTGATCACTGTGGCTCGGAGATACACCAAGCCCTCTCGTTGTACACTTCTCCCCAGACCTTGCCATGCATCATTCATTGTACCCAGGGAAAAGATCGCACAGGTAAGATGAGGTCTATTCATTCCTCTCACAAGGCCGAATATTTAACAAACACGTTGCAGGGCTTATATGCGCTTTGGTATTGATGATACTGGGGATTCCCAGAGCGGCTATCGAGCACGACTACTTTCTCACTGACGCTGAGCTCATGCCCAGCCGACCTCAGATGCTGGTAGAGATTCATGAGATAGGCTTGACGGATGAGTGGGCCGGCACCGCAAAGGACATGATCTCGTCCATTGAAAGTCACATCAATGACAACTATGGAGGCTTGGACAATTATCTGGATTCCATTGGCTTTgatcagcagcagcgagctAAGATCCGGGAGACACTGCTCTACTGAACAGAGTAGCGCCTAT
Above is a genomic segment from Trichoderma breve strain T069 chromosome 6, whole genome shotgun sequence containing:
- a CDS encoding tyrosine phosphatase family domain-containing protein; the protein is MEEDHQLQKVPNFRDVGKTVNQFLGERRVRENLFYRSGRLDDATAADKDLIRNELEIKTIVDLRTKTEILKQIRKHRRSGEASEIPGVQYHGIKINGRSFERHLLSLLSWWDFFKVIFFFIAGYRIDAVRVLSTQVMLPRGLVRLGLDTLDHCGSEIHQALSLYTSPQTLPCIIHCTQGKDRTGLICALVLMILGIPRAAIEHDYFLTDAELMPSRPQMLVEIHEIGLTDEWAGTAKDMISSIESHINDNYGGLDNYLDSIGFDQQQRAKIRETLLY